In one Diabrotica virgifera virgifera chromosome 7, PGI_DIABVI_V3a genomic region, the following are encoded:
- the LOC126888860 gene encoding cytochrome P450 307a1-like: protein MVGNFDEIFYEVNQGYAADFLPFLTPFLKKNMNRMKAVTHEIRQFVNEEIIEKRYHEFDVDSEPRDYVENLIKSVKDDEVDFTWETALFALEDIIGGHSAVANFLAKLFAFLVN, encoded by the coding sequence ATGGTCGGTAACTTTGACGAAATTTTTTATGAAGTAAATCAAGGGTACGCAGCTGACTTTTTACCCTTCTTGACACCGTTTTTAAAGAAGAATATGAATAGAATGAAGGCAGTTACTCATGAAATCAGACAATTCGTTAACGAGGAGATCATTGAAAAAAGATACCATGAGTTTGATGTGGATTCGGAACCTAGGGACTACGTAGAAAATTTGATCAAATCAGTTAAGGATGACGAGGTTGACTTCACGTGGGAAACTGCTTTATTTGCTTTAGAAGATATCATTGGTGGACATTCTGCCGTGGCAAATTTTTTGGCGAAATTATTTGCGTTTCTAGTCAATTAA